In the genome of Siniperca chuatsi isolate FFG_IHB_CAS linkage group LG14, ASM2008510v1, whole genome shotgun sequence, the window CAGCTGAGACCCAGCCTCCCAAACATGAAGAGGAAACAATGGTCAGTTATGTGTTCCTCACTTaactttttctcctctctatttcttttctttatctttgaCTCTGAACATCATTAACATGACTGATGGCTGCAAGAAGGACCGAATCATATTTGCTTTTACCTTGTACAAAAGTTGTTCATTTCATTATAAAGAAAGCATTTCCATAATTTTAAACATTCACAGCTTGTGTTTTCCCATCCTTTTGGCCTCTCTCTAATCTTTTGACCCTCTTCTTTTACTTGTTTCCCCGAATCCCTTTTTCCTTTCACCTCCTTtcccctttttcctctctttgtggCTGTCTGTCATTGTCTTTTGTATGTTCATGCgtgattgtttgtgtgtttgcatgaatGTGCGCGTGTGATGGGGCTTGTGGTCAGTGTCTGCAGGACACCAGCCAGTATGTGCTGAGTGAGCTGGCGGCGTTGGAGACGGAGCAGAAGCACATCGACAGCAGAGCCGCTGTGGTGGAAAGACGACTGCGAAGCCTCATGGAAACAGGTGAGTCAAAGTTTTCAGGGGTCAGGTGTTAATTAAGGTGTCTGAGACCCCATGAGTCCCCTCTGTATTTCGTACACATGGTGATGGTGTAGGTTTCCTCCAATAACCCATCCAGTTGTACACAAActgtcctttctttttctgtttatacAGGAAGCGACCGTGATGAAGAGGAAAGACTGATCCAGGAGTGGTTCACCCTGGTGAACAAGAAGAACGCTCTGATACGCAGACAGGACAACCTGGAACTACTGTAAgacctctcacacacacaaacagcagacacatgTACATACTACACACGTCTTTTTGTCTGATTGTTGATTGTATCTACAGGCAAGAGGAGCAGGATCTGGAGAGGAGATTTGAGCTTCTGAACAGAGAACTTCGGGTCATGATGGCTATAGAAGGTTAGTAatcaacagtggtggaagaagtattcagatcattttcttaagtaaaaatagcaacaccacagtgtaaaatactccattacagtTGCATTggaatgttgtagctggttgaggtggagatAATGTATACTGTTTCACAtattgttgggtagtttcatctataaAAATGTGACATATATTTACAAGATAATCAATATTTgtgtagcacctttcatacatgTTAGTGCATTCAAAGTGATTTACAGATGACTGACAAGCTGATAATAAGACAGTACAAATGTAAACAGTAAAACTATTTGAGACTAAtgaacacaataaataaaaaatgtcttaataaaaccaataaaataaattaaaaagtaaatgcatttagttacattccaccactggtaaccAATTAGCTGTCCTGTCTGCTGTTCGCCACCAGCACCAGAAGAACATCTGAATGTTAAGTCACTTGCTCAACAGCACTTTATTATTCAGTAAAGGTGAATGATAATGTAAACCTTCAGTTAATACAAGGCAAAATAGAAAATGCTTTTATGTAGGTTTTCGCCGACAGGTGAATTCAATAAACTGTCCTTTCCTTTCCGTACATGGTTATATGAACCATTACCAAGCATTCTGCCATTTGTCCCGCAGACTGGCAGAAGTCGTCCactcagcagcagagggagcagCTGCTCCTCCAAGAGCTGGTGTCTTTGGTCAACCAGCGGGATGAGATCATCAGAGACATCGACGCCAAGGAGAGAgggtgagtgtgtttgtgagtataTAGTTgtgtgaaaaagacaaaacaagtcacAAGGAGATAGCGAATTCCTAAAATAGAAGAGAAAGCATTGAAAGaacatatttcatattatttgaTTGCCATGTTTCAAATTAAGCCTTCATAATGCTTGTCATGTTGACCTGCAAaaagataaacataaaaatgtagttAGTTCAATGATATGTATTATTTGTATTCCTTATTTGTATGCAATAAATTGATACAGGTCTGGGTATAGATGGCCAAGAGTTAATGTCATATGCACTATATtgtcaaatgtgtttgtgtttgcagggCACTGGAGGAGGATGAGCGTCTGGAGCGCGGTctggagatgaggaggagaaaataCAGCAACAAAGACAAATGTGTCCTACAGTGAGAAGAGAGGACATACACAAACAGCTTTTACTACTGAGCCTCTGAAGTCCAGAAAGAtgattctttttaaaaaatattgttcaTAATTTTTGCACACAAGATAAAAACAGGACTTGTCGGGCTCCGTATTTCCCTGTTTTTTTAGTGCCTTTATTTTCCTGGTGAACTGTTCATACTTATTATGAGGAAACCTGATGGGCTGCAAACTGTGTCCTCTTTGAAAGtgtttgcttaaaaatgaaaatcGGTTCATGTCaaagtttcattattttcagaCTGTCTTAATGTAATggtattattttgattttcttcgcatttttttatttatttaagtgatGTGTCAGATTGTTGTACATCTATTGCACATatggtgttttgtgtgtttgtgtttattcgTCTGTGAGTTTGTTCAGTATTTGATCacccctcttttcctcctctgttttttaTATAAAGAATAGGTTCCCCTTGTCACGAAAAGAGCTTGGCAAAAAAGATTAAGGCCGACATGTGCCATGTCCTTGTAACTTTTATGGGAACTAGTTTACAGTTGCTTCTGATCTGCACATATCaagaaatttgttttgtttctagtgatatttgtctttctgtttccaccctgaaagtgaaaaatatttgGTTGTAACATGCCAAGAAATTCTTAGATGTAAAAAATAACATGTGACAAGACATGAGCTGGACTCAAACCCACAATGTTGAGAGTACAACTGCAGGATGACACCCAACATCACATTTTGATAATAATATTTCCACTTATTGCAATATTATACtggattgtttcattttttagaTGTTAGATGTGGAAAGTGTTGTTCATATTAAGATAATCAAACCTCATGTACACACAAAGGATGCTCAAGGTGGTTTCCAGCTtaaagcatttattttaagttagACCCTGAATGCCTTAAATCACTCATAATGTGTATGGTTGGATGTTCATGCCTGCTTGATTCACAGAAATTAACCTGTTTCCTAATTTCTGTGTTCATATGACTACTCATTTGACTGTTTTTGAGGTGTGCAGATAAAGTGGTACTCTGCTTCACATCACTACTGTATACCTATCACACACTGTATACCTGATATTGCTGTCTATATTTATGAGATAAAGATATAGTGAATGATATTGATAAAGAtgttgaagaaaaataaatattggttGGTGGCTTACATCTTTGGATTTTGTATCTTTTTAGCTTCAGACGCAACATGAACCtgtgaaataaaatgcaatctaatacaatTCTGCAACAAACACATGTTTTGTGAAGCTTATATTAATAGTTGTAACCAACCCCTCAACCAAAAACGGCctcaaaataacaacaaattgaaacattaaaatacattcaaGTTATACAAAccaaatttattaaattatcaatgtttttgaaaaacaaaaaagggaagGTAAGTTACAAGCTCAGGCCAAACTTACTGGTACCCAGAGGTAAAAATATGagtggaaaatatgtttttggtgTGATCTAGTTAAACagtatcaaatcaaatcaaaaatgaaaacagctgatTGTAAAAGGTCACATTACTGAAAGAAAATGCGCGCTTTCTACTGACTTTGGTTTTCCACAAATGGGAGAatgtgataataaataaattgctgAGAATCATCGATGAGACAAATCAAGGGAAATGTGTAGCTACTTGCTCTATAAATAAGTATTGTcaaagaaatgtcttcacaaAAAAGTTTGTCCATTCACCTATTATCTATGCCCGCTTTTCCATAAGGTTTCGGCCAGTTTTGTAGAAAATCTAGTTCATAGGATAGAAGTTTTAGTCACCGATTACCAGTTGATTTTGCATTATCTGTACCTCTTTTATTTGATAGTCATAGGTCGTGGTTAGTTGTGGTGCAGGTTTGATTCCCGGTCAGGAAACGGATATGTTGTCTCTGTTATTCTATAGTCTGTATATATAGACTACCCTCAGTGTTTCCACCTACGCAGACACATGTACAAGCTGAACATTATGAGCCTTACAAAGTAAGCTATGGTGTTACAGGATGTAATTTACAGCAGGTCAGCTTATATCTGTGAAGAGAGTAATTACAGTCTGtgtcagttttgtgtgtgtgtgtgtgtgtgtgtgtgtgtgtgtgtgtgtatgtgtgtgtgcgtgcatgtgtgtgtgtgtgcgtgtgtatgtgtcctcCCAGTAGAGTATTAGAGCTAATCAGCTTGCCTCTGCAGCACAGATCTCCGCTTCATGGGGATCTACTACTCTGAAATGACAGACAGAACCAATCTAAAGTATGACGAACCTGTGCTGATGTGTTAGCTGTAGCTCACCTGAGGAACCTCCTGAAGCTCTGATAGCAAACCCTCAGTTCTGTCTATAATGCAAGTGGAACACGCCCATACAAGATGTTGGGTGTGTGTACTAAGCTGCCTTCTGCTCGCCTGTCTGTATGTCAGCAGTTTGTACGTCTGGAGAAGCAGCTTACCCAGGTATACAACTCATCAGCAGACCTGGGACAGTGCTGTTAGACCAGACTGTTAAActgttgttgtatgtgtgtgtgtgtgtgtgtgtgtgtgtgtgtgtgtgtgtgtgtgtgtgtgtgtgtgtgtgtgtgtgtgtgtgtctgcagggacCATCCCAGTGTGATTAAGCGTCGCTGTGCCAGTGTGCTGCTGGTCTCCGCAATGTCACCTGCAGTGGTGAAGGCATGGATGCAATGGGCTGATGTCAGGGTGAGTACACATGAACAAAACAGAGGCCATAGTTCACCGCAATAAACAATATCCTAACAAACCACAGAGAATTAACTTCTTCCTGTTCAAACACTTATGATCTGAGGTGGTTTGTGTACCAGTGTGAATCtatagcagtggtggaatgtaactaagtacattaacTCACAAGTACCACAGCCCTCATCCATCCTCCAGGTAGAGAAAGCAACAGGTTGAAATGTGAACATCCATTACACGGGGAGGTCAAATGTCAGTGTCAGTCAAGCTGAGAgggattcagtgtctttttCATGGACACTTCACAGAGGGGACTAAACCACCTCCGGGTGAAGGACAGTGTCCTCACTCCTGGGGTGATCTTCGCTATACATAAGGTGTTTTGTGAGGTTAAGCCTGGGATCACATTGGCTTAACTTTATAATCACTTTAGGGTAAAAACTATGTTTGTAAAGCTACATTCTGCCCTTCCAGGTCCACGTGTCTGTGTGGGAGTTGATGGGAGTTCGTTTGGAAGGTCTGATTCCTGCAGCCATACTGCCACTGCTACTAACTATGGTACGTCAGGGAGTCTCAGCCCAGATTAAACCTTGAAGAAAAATAGATAGAGGAAGAGTTTTTTGTAGCTTCAAACACTACTCTGTGGATCTCGTTTCCCTCTTAGAACATTTTACTTATGCTGCACTAAGGCAGGTTTGACATTTAAGAGATTCAATTTCCATTCCCAATATGATACAGCGTGGCTTTACAACCTTATGCATTTTGCAGTGATATCCCATGAGCATGTTTAAACCacacattgaaaaaaatgtacCCTGTAGTCTCTAGATCGTcctctttcatcttttttttatatatatactgtagaaacatttgattttattctTAACATCAGGTATTTTATCTCGGTACCCTGGTTCATTCTGCGATGGACAACCCCGAAGGCTTCACTGGGGAACTGCAGTCTGCACTAGGTGAGTTAAACTTTGTGTCCACTAAATGTTATAATAAATGTTAGAATTGGGGTTGTGGAGTTTTACACATGTGCTTGCATTTGATGCGTATGTCGTCATAAAGTCTTGACTTTATTTTCCCAGATGTTCAGTCATGGAGGATGTGTGTGGGAGATGCAGTGTGGCTCAGGAACCAGCTGGTGGCACCAGTGACAGAGGAGCTGGTGTTCAGAGGGGCCATGCTGCCCATGCTGGTGCCCTGCACTGGACCCACAACTGCCATCTTCATGGCTCCGCTGTTGTTCGGTGTTGGTATGGCAACCAGACTGTAAACAACTCATATTTACGATctgcttttaacttttttacATAGGTCTTGAGAAAAGAAGATCCCACACTCTGCTCTTGCTCAGCATCACAATCTATTAATCATACTAACGTTTTGGTCCATGACATGCCATGGCATCTCATCGTGTACCGTGGTATGCTCTAAGGAGTTTCAGGATTTTATAGACCTACTTATGGTACACTCAAGATACAAGTAGTGCATATGATTACACAACTTTTAATGACTTATGAAAGCTGCAAGGGCGATGTTTTCATTCATCAGATATGCAATTTCTGTAAATATTCTTGTAAATAGACTTTATTATGTGTCGTGATGTCTCACTtgttcctgtctttcttttctttttcttaaatgtGGAATATAATGTGACAGACTGTACACATGTCGCTGTCAATCATTGAGAGACACTCCCACAGCAGAATAATTGTCCCAGTCCTGTGCACACAAAATGGGCATTGTCTATTTAAGATCAGTGCTGTAAGAATTGTTTAAAACACTCTTGACGAAGGTCCATAGGGACCGAAATGTTAGTATGATCAATAAATTGTGATGCTGAGCAAGAGCATTGTGAGGATCTTCTTTTCTCAAGATTGAATTGATACTTTCCAACGCATCTGCATCTGAGATAGTTGGATGTGCAAATATCTCCTTTGGGAAAAACTCTTTTACATTAAACATTAGGACTATGTTGACATTATCATAACAGATtaatgaatgataaaatacatctGTTAACTTACTGCACTTTATACTTTGGAATATAGAGAATGAaatctttttgtcctttttgccTAAATGCATGATAGCAAGTGCTGCATTATTCTGAATGAAAACTTATCACCGTGATTCATAGCTACTTCATGGTGTCTTTTTAGCCCATTTCCACCATATCATAGAGCAATGGCACCTCCACAAGGACAGTATGAGTGTCATCCTCTTGGTGTCAGGTCAGTTGGCTTACAAAACTCTGCTCAAATAAACCAAACTGTAACAATGCAAGCTAATGAATTCAAACAAAGTTAGATAATCGGTAACAATGTGTAATTTTGGGATTGATATATGGTTTTTGGATCATGTAGTAAATTCTGTCAACATTATGAATAACCTTTTAGTACATCACACAACTGCATTAAttaacttttacttttcaaatcCTGCTTTTGCACCAAAGTCATCTACATTCAAAACCATACTGATTTTAAAGAGGAAGGTCATCAATTTGGCACGTTTCATGGAAATTCTCTTCTGTTGCAGGGATGCAGTTCTTGTACACAACTGTGTTTGGTGCCTTTACTGCCTTTATATTCATGAGAACTGGTGAGACATGAAGAGAACAGCACATTGACTTGCTAACACCTACAGTTAACACACCTCATTAAATCTGTATCTGTATTAAATCTCTTTCTATAGGTCATGTTGTGGGTCCAGTTTTGTGCCATTCATTCTGTAACAGTAAGGGCCTGCCTGACATCAGCTCTGCCCTGCAACATCCTCAACGATCAGCTCTACTCTTCTCTTATCTCATGGGGTTGCTGCTGTTTCTGGTGCTACTCTTCCCACTGACAGACCCCGTCTTTTATGGTGCTATTCCCATCTGTAGCCTGGCTCCCTCTCCAGCGTCTGTATGCTagactaaattaaataaaaatgtactccgctcttaaaactttttttactttggatttCATTTTGGGTTTGgttttcagattttaaataaagagtgtgtgtgcatgtatgtgtgtgtgtgcatgagaagAGAATGATTCTAGCACTTCAGACATTTCCTGGATGGTTGAAAATATTTCCTACTGTATTGAAACACAACACCAGTACAACTTTcccaggctgagagagagaaagagagaggtatgttcatgtgtgtgtgtgtgtgtgtgtgtgtgtgtgtgtgtgtgtgtgtgtgtgtgtgtgtgtgtgtgtgtgtgtgtgtgtgtgtgtgtgtgtgtgtgtgtgtgtgtgtgtggcagagaaAAGGTGAACAGATGAACTGTGAAAGCAAATGAGTGGAGGAGACAGCAGTAGAGAATGACACatatgcagacagagagagagacagacagaaacacagacacagagggccaacaaacacacaaaaggaaCCAAAGTGTTGAGAGACAGCTATGTAAAGTCACATTATTAGGACAAATAAGGCTATGAAAGTCAGGCTTGTGAGAAACATTTACAGCCAGAAGCAACAAGAGCAATGCCAACAGacatgaagagaagagaagaagagaagagaagagaagagaagagaagagaagagaagagaagagaagagaagagaagagaagagaagagaagagaagaaaataaaggagaacagaaaaggaaagatggaagaggaggatgggGGGAAACGTTAGTGTGTCCCCAAGGAAATTTAGAATGTGGAAtagcagaggagaagagaggagattCAGGGTCAGTGGAAATAGTGAAGGTTTAGGACTGAGAGGTGAAAGGTTGTGTCAGGCGATTGAGATTTATGAGACAGACTGATGACCTAAACCAGGGAATTCACATATATTTCTCTATCTGCACACTGCTCTAGACTGCAGTGTTATATATTAGCAtcatatatttaatttcagCACCAATTCCCCATGACTTCGAATACCAACTAAACTGTGGTCACAAACTGGGGTTTATCTTCTACTCAGCTCTGTGAAATTTTGGAAAAGGTTAGGTTTAAAGGGAttaaagaggggtttttttttatctttatttagtCAAGGAAAGACTGCTGATTGCTCATCATGCTTCCTGTCTGCTTTGCTTTCATACATTTCAGCTTAGTCATACTTGGGATCTTTCCAGTACAACAAAGTCTtcagctgctggctgctgaGAGTTTGAGGATTTGGAGGACTTTGCTGCTCTGGAACAAGCTTGACAGTAGTTTTTGCAAGAAGCAACTGTATTACCTATTTACCTCCCCAGTGTTTTCCCCCCGAGGATTACAGGAGATTAATCTAACAACCTGGCGACCACCTTCTAAGTCTGCCAGGTGACTAGAGAGCAAAGAAAGACTCTTATTCGACTTCCCCGCACAAAACTGGTCTGCAAAAGATTTTAGCATTGTGGTTAGGGAATGATTTATCATCTTTTGCTGATGCTGAGTCAGGCAGTTTACTGTTTTTCTGCAAGTTTTTTCAGAATAGCTGTTTTTTGAGAGGCACTCTGAAAGTGAAAACTGAGGTCAGGTCACATGAGGGATGTGGGTTACAAAATGTGAAGTTTCAACAGGAGAGAAGACCCGAGAGAATAGGAGGAAATGGTGCAGAGAGAAGTCAGACATGTGGTGGGTTATCTCAAAGGTCCTGCACATCAgatgcctgtctgtctctgttgctCTGTCGAGCCTTCGTGTCCTGTCCCTTTCTTGTGGAGTCGTCATCCTTTCGTCCCACTGTTAATGCATTtaccattacacacacactaacacacacacacaccacaaatgGCTCTGTCTCTGGAGAAATATGACTGTATCATGAAAGACACTACAAAGTAGTGTAAGATgtctgtgtgcgtctgtgtgtgtatgtgcatggcCGTGTCTTTGGAAAAGCTGAGCCTCTCATCTGGTAAAGGAATAATCTGTCAGGAATTATCCTCTCCCAgtgctctctccatctctctttctgcctctcagCAGTTTCGTAAACCTTAACGGTTTTCTGGTGATTTTCTAGCAGAGTTTCTGTTTGTCTGAGGTTTGTTTAGACATGTGTGATTCTTTATGTGCGGAAAACTCCAATTGCTGCCCAGACGATCATGCATTTGTGTCACCTGAGCCTATGCTAGTCattttgcttctttctttttttttactttctccaAAGCgaaaaaaatgtttctggaCAGATAGCGCTGGATCACTGCAGTTTCCATCAGCggccatgtttgttttaaacttgCCATATGACTTCTAACTGGAAATTCAGTAGCAGCTGttaacacaattttttttccatttttttttgccagtttaAAGAATGCAATGCAAGAATACTTGTAAATGAGAATGACTTCTTGTTTTTCAGGAAAGTAAGTAAATGAAGATACAGATTAGGTTTTCCAAACCCTCCCCATGCCCAGTTGGTTGCCTGTTCTCAATCTGAAAATCTTAAATTGTTCCTCTGGAGCTAATCAGTGGCTTAGGAGGCTGTGtttgtactgggcagctcccaggtgtgaaAATGAGTGAAACTGAGCATGAAGGAATGAGGACATGGCTGAAAAGCATGCTCAGTAAACTCTTccatggttaaataaaggttaataaAGGTCACCTGGCATATGGACACTACTTAGACATAGCTCTGATGCAGGGTTACCAACTAGCTTACAGCTACCTTCAAAAGTGTCCAAACTCTTCCAGTTGAGGGTTGAAGTAACTGTAGACTTCAGCTGGCAGGGAATTATTCCTTCTGGATTCAGCCGTTCGACAGCGACCCCAGTCTGCTCGGATATTTGTGGTGAAGCTTTGTTGACAGTCTGGGTGTGGAAGGAGGGCATTCTTGTCTGCTATGAAAGATGAAACATATGGACCTTGTGGAAGAAGTGGATAAAAGTATCGTCTTTTTCCTCCACTCCACAGAAATCACCAGGAATGCCTACACTCCATTATTTAACCACAAGGCCGCAGCTAattgcttcagtgtgtgtgtgtgtgtgtgtgag includes:
- the LOC122888047 gene encoding CAAX prenyl protease 2-like isoform X2, translated to MQVEHAHTRCWVCVLSCLLLACLYVSSLYVWRSSLPRDHPSVIKRRCASVLLVSAMSPAVVKAWMQWADVRVHVSVWELMGVRLEGLIPAAILPLLLTMVFYLGTLVHSAMDNPEGFTGELQSALDVQSWRMCVGDAVWLRNQLVAPVTEELVFRGAMLPMLVPCTGPTTAIFMAPLLFGVGMQFLYTTVFGAFTAFIFMRTGHVVGPVLCHSFCNSKGLPDISSALQHPQRSALLFSYLMGLLLFLVLLFPLTDPVFYGAIPICSLAPSPASVC
- the LOC122888047 gene encoding CAAX prenyl protease 2-like isoform X1; this translates as MQVEHAHTRCWVCVLSCLLLACLYVSSLYVWRSSLPRDHPSVIKRRCASVLLVSAMSPAVVKAWMQWADVRVHVSVWELMGVRLEGLIPAAILPLLLTMVFYLGTLVHSAMDNPEGFTGELQSALDVQSWRMCVGDAVWLRNQLVAPVTEELVFRGAMLPMLVPCTGPTTAIFMAPLLFGVAHFHHIIEQWHLHKDSMSVILLVSGMQFLYTTVFGAFTAFIFMRTGHVVGPVLCHSFCNSKGLPDISSALQHPQRSALLFSYLMGLLLFLVLLFPLTDPVFYGAIPICSLAPSPASVC
- the LOC122888047 gene encoding CAAX prenyl protease 2-like isoform X3, whose amino-acid sequence is MDNPEGFTGELQSALDVQSWRMCVGDAVWLRNQLVAPVTEELVFRGAMLPMLVPCTGPTTAIFMAPLLFGVAHFHHIIEQWHLHKDSMSVILLVSGMQFLYTTVFGAFTAFIFMRTGHVVGPVLCHSFCNSKGLPDISSALQHPQRSALLFSYLMGLLLFLVLLFPLTDPVFYGAIPICSLAPSPASVC